In Heliangelus exortis chromosome Z, bHelExo1.hap1, whole genome shotgun sequence, a genomic segment contains:
- the CTXN3 gene encoding LOW QUALITY PROTEIN: cortexin-3 (The sequence of the model RefSeq protein was modified relative to this genomic sequence to represent the inferred CDS: substituted 2 bases at 2 genomic stop codons) — MMKRRQLWDYSFQLPWMMDGEIVTATLVPSGNMIPNSSMTLAQKTTFAFVILLFIFLRIFRFCFFXILLIPYHSMPTSTXADGLEGLEKGQFDYALA, encoded by the coding sequence ATGATGAAAAGAAGGCAACTGTGGGATTATTCGTTTCAGCTTCCCTGGATGATGGATGGAGAGATTGTCACTGCCACTCTGGTGCCATCTGGGAACATGATACCAAATTCTAGCATGACCCTGGCTCAGAAAACAACGTTTGCCTTTGtgattttgttatttattttcttgagaatcttcaggttttgtttcttctgaattCTCCTCATCCCCTACCACAGTATGCCAACCTCAACATGAGCTGATGGGCTCGAGGGCCTGGAGAAAGGCCAGTTTGACTATGCTCTTGCTTAG